In Paenibacillus guangzhouensis, a single window of DNA contains:
- a CDS encoding nucleoside hydrolase yields the protein MEKMKRIIIDTDIGSDIDDALAIALALRSPELKLEGVTTVYGNADLRAKMVAKMLQLSDKTDVPVMAGLDNSLLGNRPIWMAGHEGDGLLEEGETLAYDARHAVDFIIDTVMRHPGEITLIPIGPLTNIATSLIREPRVAQNVKEIVLMGGVTRLGDNGADLRVVEHNIACDPEAASVVFGSGAPIVMVGLDVTLKVQITEKERQELIRSNDPLNLKLADMMGRWFDFVKEEHTFMHDPLTVSLLIDRSLVKTKKMSVQIEYDHRPRTGQTVASFTEDANVDVCLDVDSDRLVQLLMSRLLSGVAS from the coding sequence ATGGAAAAGATGAAACGCATCATCATCGATACCGATATCGGAAGCGATATCGACGATGCCTTGGCGATCGCGCTTGCGCTGCGTTCGCCGGAGTTGAAATTGGAAGGCGTGACGACGGTGTACGGCAACGCGGACCTGCGCGCCAAGATGGTAGCGAAGATGCTGCAGTTGTCGGACAAGACGGACGTCCCCGTAATGGCTGGGCTGGACAATTCGCTGCTCGGCAACCGTCCGATCTGGATGGCCGGTCATGAGGGCGATGGGCTATTGGAGGAAGGCGAGACGCTCGCCTATGATGCCCGCCATGCCGTCGATTTTATTATTGATACCGTCATGCGCCATCCAGGCGAAATTACGCTGATTCCGATCGGACCGCTGACCAATATTGCGACGAGCTTGATTCGCGAACCGAGAGTCGCGCAGAACGTGAAAGAAATCGTGCTGATGGGCGGCGTGACCCGCTTAGGCGATAACGGCGCAGACCTGCGGGTTGTGGAGCATAATATCGCCTGCGATCCAGAAGCAGCATCAGTCGTCTTCGGCAGCGGTGCGCCGATCGTGATGGTTGGACTGGACGTGACGTTGAAGGTACAGATTACGGAGAAGGAGCGGCAAGAATTGATTCGTTCCAATGATCCGCTGAATCTGAAGCTTGCGGATATGATGGGTCGCTGGTTCGATTTCGTGAAGGAAGAGCACACCTTCATGCATGACCCGCTGACAGTGTCTTTGCTGATTGATCGCAGTCTCGTGAAGACGAAGAAGATGAGTGTGCAGATCGAATACGACCATCGGCCAAGAACGGGACAGACGGTGGCGTCTTTCACGGAGGATGCGAACGTGGACGTATGTCTCGACGTGGATTCGGATCGTCTCGTGCAGCTTCTGATGAGCCGTCTCCTAAGCGGTGTTGCATCATGA
- the rbsK gene encoding ribokinase, with translation MSAKREQGKVVVVGSLNMDIVVQTARFPESGETLFGQEVHFIPGGKGANQAVACARLGHETVMLGAVGEDSFGQSLLGSLQESGVRTEHMKQTNEAATGIASITLTPDDNTIVVVPGANGSLTAEDVRAWSSVIAEASIVLVQLEIPMEAVAAAVDAAHQYGIPVILNPAPACDIPEDILRKVRYITPNQSEMRAITGIDPRDAGLEQAMDALLARGPEVVVATLGSQGAAWKQQGGSLQYLPAHRLDVVDTTGAGDAFNAGLACALSMNGEIRASVKYAIAVSALAVTKFGAQDGMPRQEEVERFLLQSTR, from the coding sequence ATGAGCGCGAAGCGAGAGCAAGGAAAAGTCGTCGTCGTCGGAAGCTTGAACATGGATATCGTCGTGCAGACAGCACGGTTCCCGGAGAGCGGCGAGACGTTGTTCGGGCAAGAGGTTCATTTCATTCCCGGAGGCAAGGGTGCGAACCAAGCGGTGGCATGCGCCCGCCTCGGGCATGAGACCGTGATGCTCGGCGCCGTAGGTGAGGACAGCTTCGGTCAGAGTCTGCTCGGGTCCTTGCAGGAGAGCGGTGTGCGCACCGAGCATATGAAGCAGACGAACGAAGCGGCGACAGGCATCGCCTCGATAACGCTGACGCCGGACGACAACACGATTGTCGTCGTGCCGGGCGCGAACGGTTCACTCACGGCCGAAGACGTTCGCGCGTGGAGCAGCGTGATCGCGGAAGCGTCGATCGTGCTCGTGCAGCTCGAGATTCCGATGGAAGCCGTCGCGGCGGCTGTCGATGCCGCGCATCAGTACGGCATTCCGGTCATCCTTAATCCAGCGCCGGCCTGCGACATACCGGAGGATATCCTTCGCAAGGTCCGCTATATTACGCCGAATCAGTCCGAAATGCGGGCGATCACCGGCATCGACCCGAGGGATGCGGGCCTGGAGCAAGCGATGGACGCGCTGCTGGCGCGCGGTCCCGAGGTCGTCGTAGCGACATTAGGCAGCCAAGGTGCCGCATGGAAGCAGCAGGGCGGCAGCTTGCAGTATCTGCCAGCACATCGTCTGGATGTCGTCGATACGACGGGTGCGGGTGATGCATTCAATGCTGGGCTTGCGTGTGCGTTGTCCATGAATGGGGAGATCAGGGCAAGCGTCAAGTACGCCATTGCCGTCTCGGCGCTTGCCGTGACGAAGTTCGGTGCGCAGGACGGTATGCCTCGGCAAGAGGAAGTCGAGCGGTTCTTATTACAATCGACGAGATGA
- a CDS encoding MFS transporter, whose amino-acid sequence MSVPKKGSGSLMILMMNMFIAMVGMGLIIPIMPKYVIEFGVTGQAMGYLVAAFGLTQFLFSPIAGELSDKYGRKLLIVAGMGLFTISQLLFGVATDLWLLYVSRLLGGMSAALMTPPMMAYVADITTEEKRGKGLGMLMASMTLGVVIGPGIGGFLADYGIRVPFYCATALAGISTIVSMLFLPESLSAEERARARSSTQKRDNLLRQLVASTKAPYFMLLILVFALSFGLQNFEAIFGLYVDVKHGFTPKDISLMITLGALIGVICQAVLIERLLQRFGEKKLLLSMFILSGVSMIAMLFVSNYFLIFVVSMLFFIATSIVRPAINTLLSKMAGNEQGFVAGMNNAYMSLGNIIGPSIAGILFDVHIQIPYAFGAVILFISAAMFTMWGKNSSRSSSAQQTRHSRSS is encoded by the coding sequence TTGTCAGTACCAAAAAAAGGATCTGGTTCACTCATGATTCTAATGATGAACATGTTTATCGCCATGGTTGGGATGGGATTGATAATCCCGATTATGCCAAAGTATGTAATAGAGTTTGGCGTAACAGGCCAAGCCATGGGTTATCTCGTAGCGGCATTCGGGTTGACTCAATTTCTGTTCTCGCCTATCGCAGGCGAGCTGTCGGATAAGTACGGCAGGAAATTGCTTATTGTAGCCGGGATGGGGCTGTTTACGATCTCGCAGCTTTTGTTCGGCGTTGCTACAGATTTGTGGTTGCTTTATGTTTCCCGTTTATTGGGTGGCATGTCGGCTGCATTGATGACCCCGCCCATGATGGCGTATGTAGCAGATATCACGACGGAAGAGAAGCGTGGCAAAGGACTCGGGATGTTGATGGCTTCCATGACGCTTGGCGTTGTCATTGGTCCTGGGATCGGGGGGTTTTTAGCGGATTACGGGATTCGTGTACCCTTTTATTGTGCGACTGCACTCGCGGGCATTTCTACAATCGTGTCGATGCTGTTCCTACCGGAATCATTGTCGGCAGAAGAACGTGCACGTGCAAGAAGCAGCACACAGAAGCGCGATAATCTGCTCCGTCAGCTTGTTGCTTCAACGAAGGCGCCTTACTTCATGCTGCTCATACTCGTGTTCGCCTTATCGTTTGGATTACAGAACTTCGAAGCGATCTTTGGCCTGTACGTCGATGTGAAGCATGGATTTACGCCGAAAGACATTTCGCTCATGATTACGTTAGGTGCGCTTATCGGTGTCATCTGCCAAGCTGTTCTTATTGAACGATTGCTTCAACGGTTCGGTGAGAAGAAATTGCTGCTCTCGATGTTTATCTTGTCCGGAGTTAGTATGATTGCGATGCTGTTCGTGTCTAATTATTTCCTCATTTTCGTCGTGAGTATGCTGTTCTTCATTGCGACTTCCATTGTGAGGCCAGCAATTAATACGCTGCTATCGAAAATGGCCGGAAATGAGCAAGGATTCGTGGCCGGCATGAATAATGCATATATGAGTTTAGGCAATATTATCGGTCCATCGATCGCGGGTATTTTGTTCGACGTCCATATTCAAATTCCATATGCTTTTGGAGCCGTTATTTTGTTCATTAGTGCAGCCATGTTCACCATGTGGGGGAAAAATTCGTCCCGCTCGTCATCGGCTCAGCAGACCAGGCACTCACGGTCATCGTAA
- a CDS encoding TetR/AcrR family transcriptional regulator, whose amino-acid sequence MMEEQMPEKKKQIMLSAMKLFATKGFSHTTMQEVASFCKMSKGSVYQYYSSKDELLLNIFMYQSKLLEDRMQLIERAGDLHPRERLIRKIEVYLSIWNEHPEFIKMQMRDNADHVHKDIRDFMFNMSKLNIEMLVESLRDLYGQEFEPYLMDGASLLSSLVFTYMCLKLFDNIPIQIEKISEYIIDIMDYAAEGMMKHRPSPLLNTRMFSFLERDEAKTKIVHPLVLVKQMREAVETTSIAMTNKQDVMDSILVLEEELLQVQPRKVILLGMLLNIKEVAVLSALYEQLCLAMDSTFRYPSGTFR is encoded by the coding sequence ATGATGGAAGAACAAATGCCAGAGAAGAAGAAGCAGATCATGCTCTCAGCGATGAAATTGTTCGCAACGAAGGGGTTCTCGCATACGACGATGCAGGAGGTAGCCTCTTTCTGCAAAATGTCGAAAGGAAGCGTCTATCAGTACTATAGTTCCAAAGATGAGTTGCTGCTGAATATTTTCATGTATCAATCCAAGTTGTTGGAAGATCGCATGCAATTGATAGAACGGGCAGGCGACCTTCATCCACGAGAACGGCTAATACGTAAAATCGAAGTGTATCTTAGTATATGGAACGAACATCCTGAATTTATTAAAATGCAAATGCGTGACAATGCGGATCATGTCCATAAGGATATTCGTGATTTTATGTTCAATATGAGCAAGTTGAATATCGAGATGCTGGTCGAAAGTCTGCGAGATCTATATGGGCAGGAATTCGAGCCTTATCTGATGGATGGCGCATCCCTGCTGAGCAGCTTGGTTTTCACCTATATGTGCCTTAAATTATTCGATAACATTCCGATTCAGATCGAGAAGATCAGCGAGTATATTATCGATATCATGGATTACGCGGCAGAGGGAATGATGAAGCATCGACCAAGTCCATTGCTGAATACGCGAATGTTCTCCTTCTTGGAGAGAGATGAAGCAAAGACGAAGATCGTGCATCCCCTCGTCCTCGTGAAGCAGATGCGAGAGGCCGTGGAGACCACTTCGATTGCGATGACGAATAAGCAAGATGTCATGGACTCTATCCTTGTTTTGGAAGAGGAATTGCTCCAGGTGCAGCCTCGCAAAGTCATCCTATTAGGGATGTTGTTGAATATTAAAGAAGTTGCGGTTTTGAGTGCATTGTATGAGCAGTTATGCCTTGCTATGGATTCTACATTTCGATATCCCTCAGGCACTTTCCGTTAA
- a CDS encoding lactonase family protein: MEPRMLVFVGSYAEADAPGVYVYSFDEKSGALTKLNEASGLKNPTYVNVDMDHQRFYAIAEGATEEGKKFGEVVSFSIDAVNGKLQALNRAKSLDAPQCHIQRDQHSRYLIVSSYHGGSVGLVALEADGQVGAQLDVQQHHGHGPHPNQNQPHVHSAFFSPDERYLYVSDLGIDRVKCYTIDADRQVLVPQGEAAVPAGSGPRHLTFHPNGKFAYVINELSSSVSVFAYHSELGELSLIETVSTLPDDYSGENGCAEIAISTDGRYLYGSNRGHDSIVVYEVNAESGTLKVIQHVSTEGRHPRHFALTPGGQYVLAANRDTNNIAVFRVDASTGKLNFTGQSVEVSKPVCVQPVYCKV; this comes from the coding sequence ATGGAACCACGCATGCTTGTATTCGTAGGATCCTATGCCGAAGCAGATGCTCCCGGCGTATATGTGTATTCATTTGACGAAAAGTCTGGCGCGTTGACTAAACTTAATGAAGCGTCGGGATTGAAAAATCCGACCTATGTAAACGTAGATATGGATCATCAGCGGTTCTATGCCATTGCCGAGGGCGCAACGGAAGAAGGCAAGAAGTTCGGAGAGGTCGTCAGCTTCTCGATCGATGCAGTGAATGGCAAGCTGCAGGCGTTGAACCGCGCGAAGTCGCTGGATGCTCCACAATGCCATATTCAGCGGGATCAGCATAGCCGCTATCTGATCGTATCCAGCTATCACGGGGGAAGCGTCGGATTAGTCGCGCTGGAAGCGGACGGACAAGTCGGAGCGCAGCTCGACGTACAGCAGCACCACGGTCACGGGCCGCATCCGAATCAGAATCAACCGCATGTGCATTCGGCTTTTTTTAGCCCGGACGAGCGTTACCTCTATGTATCCGATCTAGGCATTGACCGTGTGAAATGCTATACGATCGATGCTGATCGTCAAGTGCTCGTGCCGCAAGGAGAAGCAGCGGTTCCGGCAGGTTCGGGTCCGCGGCATTTGACATTCCATCCGAATGGCAAATTCGCTTATGTGATTAACGAGCTTAGTTCCTCCGTGAGCGTCTTCGCATATCATTCGGAGTTAGGCGAGCTAAGCTTGATCGAGACCGTGTCTACGCTGCCGGATGATTACAGCGGCGAGAATGGCTGCGCGGAGATCGCCATTTCGACCGATGGGCGCTACCTGTACGGATCGAACCGTGGTCATGACAGCATCGTCGTGTACGAAGTCAATGCCGAATCCGGCACGTTGAAGGTGATCCAGCATGTCTCGACCGAGGGTCGTCACCCGCGCCATTTTGCACTAACGCCAGGTGGGCAATATGTGCTCGCAGCGAATCGCGACACGAACAACATTGCCGTATTCCGCGTCGATGCATCGACAGGGAAGCTGAACTTCACGGGGCAGTCCGTTGAAGTGTCTAAGCCGGTATGTGTTCAGCCTGTGTATTGCAAGGTGTAG
- the sigK gene encoding RNA polymerase sporulation sigma factor SigK codes for MLGFLSTIAMFIKQLSLLVSYVKNNAFPQPLTEEEEMKHLQQMAEGNAYSRNMLVEHNLRLVAHIVKKFDNTGEDLEDLISIGTIGLIKAIESFQPNKGTKLATFAARCIENEILMHLRSLKKTRKDVSLHDPIGTDKEGNEITLIDILGSEADDVVEKVQLKIEKSKIYQNLEILDDREKEVVVGRFGLEAGGEERTQREIAKELGISRSYVSRIEKRALMKLYHEFYKAKR; via the coding sequence ATGCTTGGATTTTTGTCAACGATCGCGATGTTCATTAAGCAGCTTTCTCTGTTGGTATCCTATGTTAAAAATAACGCGTTCCCCCAACCATTAACCGAAGAGGAAGAGATGAAGCACCTGCAGCAGATGGCGGAGGGCAACGCATATTCGCGGAATATGCTCGTGGAACATAATTTACGATTGGTCGCGCACATCGTCAAAAAATTCGATAACACCGGCGAAGACCTTGAGGATCTGATCTCGATCGGTACCATTGGTCTGATCAAGGCCATCGAGAGCTTCCAACCGAATAAAGGCACGAAATTAGCGACATTCGCGGCTCGTTGTATCGAGAACGAAATACTTATGCATTTACGTAGTTTGAAGAAGACACGTAAGGATGTATCCCTGCATGATCCGATCGGCACGGATAAAGAGGGAAATGAAATTACGCTAATCGATATTCTCGGCTCCGAAGCCGACGACGTTGTGGAGAAGGTGCAATTGAAGATCGAGAAGTCGAAGATCTACCAGAATCTTGAGATCCTGGACGATCGGGAGAAAGAGGTCGTCGTAGGCCGCTTCGGGCTCGAAGCCGGCGGCGAGGAGCGGACGCAGCGGGAGATTGCGAAGGAGCTCGGCATCTCGCGGAGTTATGTTTCGCGGATCGAGAAGCGGGCGCTCATGAAGCTGTATCATGAGTTTTATAAGGCTAAGCGGTGA
- a CDS encoding zeta toxin family protein: MSDVNATMFVFAGNNGSGKSTIRNLIVDKLGVSINIDPDALARKIDNMNPEKRKVSAGKEAIRLVRECIRNKWDFTVETTLAGGNVIRQMLEAKSHGFEIIMFYVGLGDVQLNIERVATRVKNGGHHIDTEDIIRRDVTSMKNLLSNLFFIDHLVVIDNSKADGEIIIEADTSAIKYYVDELPEWVQVIERSLLMRNNLKE, from the coding sequence ATGAGTGATGTGAATGCTACTATGTTTGTTTTTGCTGGCAATAATGGAAGTGGAAAGAGTACCATTCGAAACTTAATTGTTGATAAACTTGGCGTAAGCATCAATATTGATCCTGATGCGCTAGCACGCAAAATTGACAATATGAATCCTGAAAAGCGAAAAGTATCTGCAGGCAAAGAAGCGATAAGATTAGTTAGAGAATGTATTCGTAATAAGTGGGACTTTACCGTCGAAACAACTTTAGCAGGTGGGAACGTAATCCGACAGATGTTAGAAGCGAAGAGTCATGGTTTTGAGATCATCATGTTCTATGTAGGACTAGGGGATGTTCAACTTAATATTGAGCGAGTTGCTACGCGTGTGAAGAACGGTGGTCATCATATCGATACGGAAGATATTATTCGGCGTGATGTTACGAGTATGAAAAATCTTCTGTCGAATTTATTCTTTATCGATCATTTAGTCGTCATCGATAATAGTAAAGCTGATGGTGAAATTATTATTGAAGCTGATACGAGTGCGATAAAGTATTATGTTGATGAATTGCCTGAATGGGTGCAAGTTATTGAAAGATCCTTATTAATGCGGAATAACCTAAAAGAGTAA
- a CDS encoding restriction endonuclease — protein MARGFVSTLNKIAKEAAKAQRAAERSRNAAIREQERNLRLHRQYERQLERDNERALKQAIRDQKIYEKEQKAAYIESRKEETNDFNEEVAYRFNEFKTIISETLRVDDNISFDSLYKREEFPPFVVPSLKPLPDNPVPVRETFFAGVSEEASFMEKVIGLGKKARLKSIQVAEEAFNNAMHHHQSIILQIEEIKKENEIELNTAKKTYEEEKRKFYDEIEVHNISIDEFKSAYFNGDKEAVEAYCNMVLERSSYSDIFPQVFNLFYIHESKELLVEYELPNVTVVPEYKEYKYTQSRDEIKGIAFKAKDITEIYSSLVASIALRTLHELFEADQSSNLNSVVFNGVVSTVDLGTGLDIRPCLLTIQTQKEEFMKFDLSRVDVLACVKGLKAQLSPTITELTPVKPIVDLDMYDRRFVDERDMLSSLDDRPNLLEMDPFDFEHLVCNIFAKMGLESKLTRSSKDGGVDVIAFDPRPVFGGKYVIQAKRYKNTVEVAAVRDLYGTMMNENASKGILVTTSTYGPDARSFAKDKPIELIDGRVLLHMLEEQGVQAKIIFNK, from the coding sequence ATGGCAAGAGGCTTTGTGAGTACATTAAATAAGATTGCTAAAGAGGCAGCCAAAGCACAACGTGCTGCAGAACGATCAAGAAATGCAGCAATTCGCGAGCAAGAAAGAAACTTACGGCTACACAGACAATATGAGAGACAGCTCGAGCGTGATAATGAACGTGCTCTTAAGCAGGCGATTCGGGATCAAAAAATATATGAAAAAGAGCAAAAAGCTGCATACATTGAAAGTCGAAAAGAAGAAACAAATGATTTTAATGAAGAAGTGGCATATCGCTTTAACGAATTTAAAACAATTATTAGCGAAACTCTTAGAGTGGATGATAATATTTCCTTTGATTCGTTGTATAAACGAGAAGAATTTCCTCCATTTGTTGTACCTTCATTAAAGCCTTTGCCTGATAACCCTGTTCCAGTAAGGGAAACATTTTTCGCGGGAGTCTCTGAAGAAGCCTCGTTTATGGAAAAGGTAATCGGACTTGGAAAAAAAGCTCGACTAAAATCAATTCAAGTTGCAGAAGAAGCATTTAACAATGCTATGCATCATCATCAGTCCATAATACTCCAGATTGAGGAAATTAAAAAAGAAAATGAAATTGAGCTGAATACTGCGAAAAAAACATATGAAGAAGAAAAGAGAAAATTTTATGATGAGATTGAAGTACATAATATCTCAATAGATGAATTCAAGAGTGCGTATTTCAATGGAGATAAAGAAGCTGTTGAAGCATATTGCAATATGGTACTTGAACGATCGAGTTACAGCGACATTTTTCCGCAGGTATTCAATCTCTTTTACATACATGAAAGTAAAGAATTATTGGTGGAGTACGAGTTACCGAATGTAACGGTAGTGCCGGAATATAAAGAATATAAATATACACAAAGTCGGGACGAGATAAAAGGTATAGCTTTTAAAGCTAAAGATATAACCGAAATTTACTCCTCGCTAGTTGCGTCAATTGCACTTCGAACATTACATGAACTTTTTGAAGCTGATCAGAGCAGCAATCTTAATTCAGTTGTTTTCAACGGGGTAGTTTCTACAGTGGATCTTGGCACGGGCCTTGATATTAGGCCATGTCTTTTGACGATTCAGACACAAAAAGAAGAGTTTATGAAATTTGACCTCAGCAGGGTTGATGTGCTTGCATGTGTGAAAGGACTTAAAGCACAACTTTCGCCTACAATTACAGAACTTACACCAGTGAAACCTATTGTGGATTTAGACATGTATGACCGACGTTTCGTTGATGAACGAGATATGCTTTCAAGCCTCGATGACAGGCCAAATTTACTTGAAATGGATCCATTTGACTTTGAACATCTGGTGTGTAACATATTTGCAAAAATGGGATTAGAATCAAAACTCACACGATCCAGCAAGGATGGAGGCGTTGATGTAATTGCATTCGATCCTCGTCCAGTGTTCGGTGGTAAGTATGTTATCCAAGCTAAGCGCTATAAGAATACTGTGGAAGTAGCTGCTGTTCGAGATTTGTACGGGACGATGATGAATGAAAACGCATCTAAGGGCATCTTGGTTACAACCTCAACATACGGTCCTGATGCCCGAAGTTTCGCTAAGGATAAGCCTATTGAATTAATTGATGGACGTGTGTTATTGCACATGCTAGAGGAGCAAGGAGTACAAGCGAAAATCATATTTAATAAGTAA
- the sigK gene encoding RNA polymerase sporulation sigma factor SigK translates to MTSFRVHNLKKFDNTGEDLEDLISIGTIGLIKAIESFQPNKGTKLATFAARCIENEILMHLRSLKKTRKDVSLHDPIGTDKEGNEITLIDILGSEADDVVEKVQLKIEKSKIYQNLEILDDREKEVVVGRFGLEAGGEERTQREIAKELGISRSYVSRIEKRALMKLYHEFYKAKR, encoded by the coding sequence ATTACATCGTTTCGTGTTCACAACCTCAAAAAATTCGATAACACCGGCGAAGACCTTGAGGATCTGATCTCGATCGGTACCATTGGTCTGATCAAGGCCATCGAGAGCTTCCAGCCGAATAAAGGCACGAAATTAGCGACATTCGCGGCTCGTTGTATCGAGAACGAAATACTTATGCATTTACGTAGTCTGAAGAAGACGCGAAAAGACGTCTCCCTGCATGATCCGATCGGCACGGATAAAGAGGGAAATGAAATTACGCTAATCGATATTCTCGGCTCCGAAGCCGACGACGTTGTGGAGAAGGTGCAGCTGAAGATCGAAAAGTCGAAAATCTACCAAAACCTTGAGATTCTGGATGATCGGGAGAAAGAGGTCGTCGTTGGCCGCTTCGGGCTTGAAGCCGGCGGCGAGGAACGCACGCAGCGGGAGATTGCGAAGGAGCTCGGCATCTCGCGGAGTTATGTTTCGCGGATCGAGAAGCGGGCGCTCATGAAGCTGTACCATGAGTTTTATAAGGCGAAGCGGTGA
- a CDS encoding YmaF family protein, producing MEKIPVTGFVFHSGDSGNEHSHGLYITSWDGHPVYHVHPFSGVTSYNDGHVHQYVGVTEPAPTGVPHVHRYHTVTSVNQSHTHVIQGVTGPAVDVPGGGHIHYFEGFTTVNGMRPHTHHYKGATGNET from the coding sequence TTGGAAAAGATCCCAGTTACAGGATTTGTATTTCACTCTGGAGACTCTGGGAATGAACATTCCCATGGTCTATATATTACTTCTTGGGACGGGCATCCTGTTTATCACGTTCACCCATTTTCAGGAGTGACCTCTTATAATGATGGACACGTTCATCAATATGTAGGCGTTACTGAGCCAGCACCAACTGGTGTCCCACATGTTCATCGTTATCACACAGTAACTTCAGTAAATCAATCTCACACTCATGTTATTCAAGGGGTTACAGGTCCAGCAGTAGATGTTCCGGGTGGTGGACACATACATTACTTTGAAGGTTTTACGACTGTAAATGGCATGAGGCCACATACACATCATTATAAAGGAGCAACAGGCAATGAAACTTAG